From Streptomyces durmitorensis, a single genomic window includes:
- a CDS encoding bacterial proteasome activator family protein, whose translation MEMPRNERSPESPQVLVVGQDGMALGGGGDDESREVPVTDMVEQPAKVMRIGSMIKQLLEEVRAAPLDEASRVRLKEIHASSVKELEDGLAPELVEELERLSLPFTDDGVPSDAELRIAQAQLVGWLEGLFHGIQTALFAQQMAARAQLESMRRALPPGVGGGEEEEDGGIAGRTGGPYL comes from the coding sequence ATGGAGATGCCGAGGAACGAACGGTCGCCGGAGAGCCCCCAGGTCCTGGTTGTCGGACAGGACGGAATGGCGCTCGGCGGCGGCGGAGACGACGAATCCCGTGAGGTCCCGGTGACGGACATGGTCGAACAGCCGGCGAAGGTCATGCGTATCGGCAGCATGATCAAGCAGCTGCTCGAGGAGGTGCGGGCGGCACCTCTCGACGAGGCGAGCCGGGTACGGCTCAAGGAGATCCACGCCAGTTCGGTCAAGGAGCTCGAGGACGGTCTCGCCCCCGAGCTCGTCGAGGAACTGGAACGCCTCTCCCTCCCCTTCACCGATGACGGAGTGCCCAGCGACGCCGAGCTGCGCATCGCGCAGGCCCAGCTGGTGGGCTGGCTCGAGGGTCTCTTCCACGGGATCCAGACGGCCCTCTTCGCGCAGCAGATGGCGGCGCGGGCGCAGCTCGAATCGATGCGGCGCGCGTTGCCGCCCGGTGTGGGCGGCGGCGAGGAGGAAGAGGACGGCGGCATCGCGGGGCGCACCGGAGGGCCTTACCTCTAG
- a CDS encoding alpha-ketoacid dehydrogenase subunit beta, producing MSTVAAERATKKAAKPATMAQALGRALRDSLAEDPAVHVLGEDVGALGGVFRVTDGLTKEFGEDRCTDTPLAEAGILGTAVGMAMYGLRPVVEMQFDAFAYPAFEQLISHVARMRNRTRGAMPLPITVRVPYGGGIGGVEHHSDSSEAYYMATPGLHVVTPATVADAYGLLRASIASDDPVVFLEPKRLYWSKADWNPDAPQAVDPIGKAVVRRTGRSATLLTYGPSVPVCLEAAEAAVAEGWDLEVVDLRSLVPFDDETVAASVRRTGRAVVVHESGGFGGPGGEIAARVTERCFHHLEAPVLRVAGFDIPYPPPMLERHHLPGVDRILDAVARLQWEADS from the coding sequence ATGAGTACGGTCGCGGCCGAACGGGCCACCAAGAAGGCAGCCAAACCGGCCACCATGGCGCAGGCGCTGGGGCGCGCGCTGCGTGACTCCCTGGCCGAGGACCCGGCCGTGCACGTCCTCGGAGAGGACGTCGGGGCGCTCGGCGGGGTCTTCCGCGTCACCGACGGACTCACCAAGGAGTTCGGCGAGGACCGCTGTACGGACACACCGCTCGCCGAGGCGGGCATCCTGGGGACGGCCGTCGGCATGGCGATGTACGGGCTTCGGCCCGTCGTCGAGATGCAGTTCGACGCGTTCGCCTACCCCGCCTTCGAGCAGCTGATCTCCCACGTCGCGCGGATGCGGAACCGCACGAGGGGCGCGATGCCGCTGCCCATCACGGTGCGCGTGCCCTACGGCGGTGGCATCGGCGGAGTCGAGCACCACAGCGACTCCTCCGAGGCGTACTACATGGCGACTCCGGGACTCCATGTCGTCACGCCCGCCACGGTCGCCGACGCCTACGGCCTGCTGAGGGCCTCCATCGCCTCCGACGACCCGGTCGTCTTCCTGGAGCCTAAGCGCCTCTACTGGTCGAAGGCCGACTGGAACCCGGACGCGCCGCAGGCCGTTGACCCCATAGGCAAGGCAGTGGTGCGGCGCACCGGCCGCAGCGCCACGCTCCTCACGTACGGGCCGTCCGTGCCCGTCTGCCTGGAGGCGGCCGAGGCGGCCGTCGCCGAGGGGTGGGACCTCGAAGTGGTCGATCTGCGCTCGCTCGTGCCCTTCGACGACGAGACGGTGGCCGCTTCCGTGCGGCGGACCGGGCGCGCAGTCGTCGTGCACGAGTCGGGCGGGTTCGGCGGCCCCGGCGGTGAGATCGCCGCTCGCGTCACGGAGCGGTGCTTCCACCACCTGGAGGCGCCGGTCCTGCGCGTCGCCGGATTCGACATTCCCTATCCGCCGCCGATGCTCGAGCGGCATCATCTGCCGGGCGTGGACCGGATCCTGGACGCGGTCGCGCGACTGCAGTGGGAGGCGGACAGCTGA
- the pdhA gene encoding pyruvate dehydrogenase (acetyl-transferring) E1 component subunit alpha, whose amino-acid sequence MTVMEQRGVYRPTPPPAWQLRTDPAPLLPDAEPYRVLGTEAAGKADEELLGRLYAQLVLGRRYNTQATALTKQGRLAVYPSSTGQEACEVAAALVLQERDWLFPSYRDTLAAVARGLDPVQALTLLRGDWHTGYDPREHRIAPLCTPLATQLPHAVGLAHAARLKGDDVVALAMVGDGGTSEGDFHEALNFAAVWQAPVVFLVQNNGFAISVPLDKQTAAPSLAHKAVGYGMPGRLVDGNDAAAVHEVLSDAVSRARAGGGPTLVEAVTYRMEAHTNADDATRYRGDTEVEAWRAHDPILLLERELTERGLLDEDRRRAARDDAEAMAADLRERMNQDPELNPMDLFSHVYAEQTTQLREQAAQLRAELEASDADDADDADGEENAR is encoded by the coding sequence ATGACGGTCATGGAGCAGCGGGGCGTCTACCGGCCCACCCCGCCACCCGCATGGCAGCTCAGGACCGATCCCGCGCCGCTGCTGCCCGACGCGGAGCCCTATCGCGTCCTGGGCACGGAGGCCGCCGGCAAGGCCGACGAGGAGCTCCTGGGCCGCCTGTACGCACAGCTGGTGCTCGGACGGCGGTACAACACGCAGGCGACGGCCCTGACCAAGCAGGGCAGGCTCGCGGTCTACCCCTCCAGCACCGGCCAGGAGGCGTGCGAGGTGGCCGCCGCGCTGGTTCTCCAGGAGCGGGACTGGCTCTTCCCCAGCTATCGCGACACGCTCGCCGCGGTCGCCCGCGGCCTCGACCCCGTCCAGGCGCTGACCCTGCTGCGCGGCGACTGGCACACCGGGTACGACCCGCGCGAGCACCGCATAGCGCCCCTGTGCACCCCGCTGGCGACCCAGCTCCCGCACGCCGTGGGTCTCGCGCACGCCGCCCGCCTGAAGGGCGACGACGTGGTCGCGCTCGCCATGGTCGGCGACGGCGGCACGAGTGAGGGCGACTTCCACGAGGCGCTGAACTTCGCGGCCGTCTGGCAGGCGCCCGTCGTCTTCCTGGTGCAGAACAACGGCTTCGCGATCTCCGTGCCCCTCGACAAGCAGACGGCCGCCCCGTCCCTGGCCCACAAGGCCGTCGGGTACGGAATGCCGGGACGCCTGGTGGACGGCAATGACGCGGCGGCGGTACACGAGGTGCTGAGCGACGCGGTGTCCCGCGCACGCGCGGGCGGCGGCCCCACGCTCGTCGAAGCGGTGACGTACCGCATGGAAGCCCATACGAACGCCGACGACGCCACGCGCTACCGCGGGGACACCGAGGTCGAGGCCTGGCGCGCGCACGACCCGATCCTGCTTCTGGAGCGGGAGCTGACCGAGCGCGGACTCCTCGACGAGGACCGCAGGCGGGCGGCCCGTGACGACGCCGAGGCGATGGCGGCCGACCTGCGTGAACGCATGAACCAGGACCCCGAGCTGAACCCCATGGACCTCTTCAGCCATGTGTACGCCGAGCAGACCACCCAACTGCGCGAGCAGGCGGCGCAGTTGCGGGCCGAGCTCGAGGCCTCGGACGCAGACGACGCAGACGACGCGGACGGCGAGGAGAACGCGCGATGA
- a CDS encoding dihydrolipoamide acetyltransferase family protein — MAPGLNVNSLEFKLPDLGEGLTEAGITRWLVQVGDVVAVDQPVVEVETAKALVEVPCPYGGVVTALFGEEGTELPVGAPLLTVAVGAPEGSPAPAPEEPAERALQTAAAEESSGNVLVGYGTAAAPARRRRVRSAGPVTQPAPKPAAQPVPRAVRQEKPPRPQEPAAGPSEASGSSGAGTLPRTDGPIPVISPLVRKLARENDVDLRVLLGTGPDGLITRADVESAIAVGRTTAHAATPTYEPTPTRTHEPTPTRTHDVTPTHTPVGAVSEEPRVAPTGAEIRYPLTGIRGLVADKMSRSRREIPEATCWVDADATELLAARAAMNGAAKEGEGQKISLLALFARISVAALARYPMLNSTVDMEAREVVRLADVHLGFAAQTDRGLVVPVVRNANTRTTESVNAELIRLTEAARDGKLTPAQLTGGTFTLNNYGVFGVDGSTPIINHPEAAMLGVGRIVPKPWVHQGELAVRHVVQLSLTFDHRVCDGGTAGGFLRFVADCVEQPAVLLRSV; from the coding sequence ATGGCGCCCGGTCTGAATGTGAACAGCCTCGAGTTCAAGCTGCCCGATCTCGGCGAGGGGCTCACGGAGGCGGGGATCACCCGCTGGCTCGTGCAGGTCGGCGATGTCGTCGCCGTGGACCAGCCCGTCGTCGAGGTGGAGACGGCCAAGGCGCTGGTGGAGGTGCCCTGCCCGTACGGAGGCGTGGTGACGGCCCTCTTCGGTGAGGAGGGGACGGAACTGCCGGTGGGCGCGCCGCTGCTGACGGTCGCCGTCGGCGCCCCGGAGGGGAGCCCCGCTCCGGCTCCGGAAGAGCCGGCGGAGCGGGCCCTGCAGACGGCCGCCGCCGAGGAGTCCTCCGGCAACGTGCTGGTCGGGTACGGCACGGCTGCGGCGCCCGCGCGGCGCAGGAGGGTGCGCTCGGCGGGGCCTGTCACGCAGCCCGCGCCGAAGCCTGCCGCCCAGCCCGTCCCGCGGGCCGTGCGGCAGGAGAAGCCGCCGCGGCCGCAGGAGCCTGCCGCTGGGCCTTCCGAGGCCTCGGGTTCTTCGGGGGCGGGCACGCTTCCGCGCACGGACGGCCCGATACCGGTGATCTCCCCCCTCGTACGCAAGCTGGCGCGGGAGAACGACGTGGATCTCCGTGTCCTGTTGGGCACGGGACCTGACGGGCTGATCACGAGGGCGGACGTGGAGAGCGCCATCGCGGTGGGGCGGACGACCGCACACGCGGCCACGCCTACGTACGAGCCCACGCCCACGCGCACGCACGAACCCACGCCCACGCGCACGCACGACGTCACGCCTACGCACACACCGGTGGGAGCGGTGAGCGAGGAGCCGCGCGTTGCCCCGACGGGGGCGGAGATCCGCTACCCGCTGACCGGCATCCGGGGCCTCGTCGCGGACAAGATGTCCCGCAGCAGGCGCGAGATACCGGAAGCCACCTGCTGGGTCGACGCCGACGCGACGGAACTGCTCGCGGCGCGCGCCGCGATGAACGGAGCCGCGAAGGAGGGCGAGGGGCAGAAGATCTCGCTGCTCGCGCTGTTCGCCCGCATCAGCGTGGCCGCGCTGGCCCGCTATCCGATGCTCAACTCCACCGTGGACATGGAGGCGCGCGAGGTGGTCCGGCTCGCGGATGTCCACCTCGGCTTCGCCGCGCAGACCGACCGCGGTCTGGTCGTCCCCGTGGTCCGCAACGCGAACACGCGCACCACCGAATCCGTCAACGCCGAGCTGATCCGGCTCACGGAGGCCGCCCGGGACGGGAAGCTGACGCCGGCGCAGCTGACGGGCGGCACGTTCACGCTGAACAACTACGGGGTGTTCGGGGTCGACGGCTCCACGCCGATCATCAATCACCCCGAGGCGGCCATGCTCGGCGTGGGCCGGATCGTGCCCAAGCCGTGGGTGCACCAAGGGGAGTTGGCGGTGCGGCACGTCGTGCAGCTCTCGCTGACCTTCGATCACCGGGTGTGCGACGGCGGCACGGCGGGCGGGTTCCTGCGGTTCGTGGCGGACTGCGTGGAGCAGCCCGCGGTGCTGCTGCGGTCGGTGTGA
- a CDS encoding NAD(P)H-quinone oxidoreductase: MHAITIPEAGGPEALVWAEVPDPVPGEGEVLVDVVASAVNRADLLQRQGFYNPPPGSSPYPGLECAGRVTDIGPGVSGWEIGDEVCALLAGGGYAEQVVVPAGQLLPVPEGVDLVTAAALPEVTSTVWSNVFMISHLRPGETFLVHGGSSGIGTMAIQLAKAVGAKVAVTAGTKEKLDFCGELGADILINYREQDFVEEIKKATDGAGADVILDNMGAKYLDRNVQSLATNGRLAIIGMQGGVKGELNIATLLGKRAAVTATSLRGRPAEEKATIVAAVREHVWPLIAAGHVRPIVDQTVPMSDAAAAHRVLEESTHIGKVLLVR; this comes from the coding sequence ATGCATGCGATCACGATCCCCGAAGCCGGTGGACCCGAAGCGCTCGTATGGGCCGAGGTCCCCGATCCCGTACCCGGCGAGGGTGAGGTGCTGGTCGACGTCGTGGCCAGCGCCGTGAACCGCGCCGATCTGCTCCAGCGCCAGGGCTTCTACAACCCGCCACCCGGCTCGTCCCCCTACCCGGGGCTCGAGTGCGCGGGCCGCGTCACCGACATCGGCCCCGGCGTCTCCGGCTGGGAGATCGGCGACGAGGTGTGCGCGCTGCTCGCCGGCGGTGGCTACGCCGAGCAGGTCGTCGTCCCCGCCGGACAGTTGCTGCCCGTGCCCGAGGGCGTCGACCTCGTCACGGCGGCCGCGCTGCCCGAGGTGACCTCGACGGTCTGGTCCAACGTCTTCATGATTTCCCACCTCCGGCCCGGCGAGACGTTCCTCGTGCACGGCGGCTCCAGCGGCATCGGCACCATGGCGATCCAGCTGGCCAAGGCCGTCGGCGCCAAGGTGGCGGTCACGGCGGGCACCAAGGAGAAGCTCGACTTCTGCGGCGAACTCGGCGCGGACATCCTCATCAACTACCGCGAGCAGGACTTCGTCGAGGAGATCAAGAAGGCCACGGACGGCGCGGGCGCGGACGTCATCCTCGACAACATGGGCGCCAAGTACCTGGACCGGAACGTGCAGTCCCTCGCGACCAACGGCCGTCTCGCGATCATCGGCATGCAGGGCGGGGTCAAGGGCGAGCTGAACATCGCCACGCTCCTCGGCAAGCGCGCCGCCGTCACCGCGACCTCGCTGCGGGGCCGTCCCGCCGAGGAGAAGGCGACGATCGTCGCGGCGGTGCGCGAGCACGTGTGGCCGCTGATCGCCGCGGGCCACGTACGCCCGATCGTCGACCAAACGGTGCCGATGAGTGACGCGGCGGCCGCCCATCGCGTGCTGGAGGAGAGCACGCACATCGGGAAGGTGCTGCTCGTCCGCTAG
- a CDS encoding NTP transferase domain-containing protein: protein MTAQRVPGGAVSAASNAAPTDGPYDDPYDAVILAGGGARRLGGVDKPGLRVGGRALLDRVLGACSGAGTTVVVAGPRPTARPVVWAREEPAGAGPLAALEAGLRCTGAEQVVALSADLPFLEQRTVRSLLAALRKSGADGAVLSDPGGRDQPLVAAYRSASLKREIARLAAEHDGLTGLPLRSLTARLELTRVADPVASFDCDTWDDIAAARARIREHGHVLDEWISAVKDELGIELDVDTGLLLDLARDAAHGVARPAAPLTTFLVGYAAARAAEGGGPEAVAEAARKAAALATRWAEEGGSDAGAAPDATPAAASDATPGTTPSGAAPDPGQGARDDMRPDAG from the coding sequence ATGACCGCGCAGAGGGTTCCGGGTGGCGCCGTATCCGCCGCCTCGAACGCCGCCCCGACCGATGGTCCCTACGACGATCCGTACGACGCCGTGATCCTTGCGGGAGGGGGCGCCAGACGGCTCGGTGGTGTGGACAAGCCGGGGCTGCGGGTGGGTGGCCGGGCGCTGCTCGACCGGGTGCTCGGCGCGTGTTCCGGCGCGGGGACGACCGTGGTCGTCGCCGGGCCCCGGCCGACCGCGCGCCCCGTGGTGTGGGCGCGCGAGGAACCCGCCGGTGCGGGGCCGCTCGCCGCGCTCGAAGCGGGGCTGCGGTGCACGGGGGCGGAGCAGGTCGTGGCGCTCTCCGCCGATCTGCCGTTCCTGGAGCAGCGGACGGTCCGGAGCCTTCTTGCCGCGCTGCGGAAGAGCGGCGCGGACGGTGCGGTCCTGAGCGATCCCGGCGGCCGGGACCAGCCGCTGGTGGCGGCCTACCGCAGTGCGTCGCTGAAGCGTGAGATCGCACGGCTCGCCGCCGAGCACGACGGTCTGACAGGACTTCCGCTGCGGTCCCTCACCGCGCGGCTCGAACTCACCCGGGTCGCCGACCCTGTCGCGTCCTTCGACTGCGACACCTGGGACGACATCGCGGCCGCTCGGGCCCGCATCAGGGAGCATGGGCACGTGTTGGATGAATGGATTTCCGCAGTCAAGGACGAACTGGGCATCGAGCTCGACGTCGACACCGGCTTGCTGCTCGACCTCGCGCGCGACGCCGCACACGGCGTGGCCAGGCCTGCGGCTCCGCTGACCACCTTCCTGGTGGGGTACGCGGCGGCGCGGGCCGCGGAGGGCGGCGGGCCCGAGGCCGTGGCCGAGGCCGCCCGCAAGGCGGCGGCGCTGGCTACGCGGTGGGCGGAGGAGGGCGGCTCCGATGCGGGCGCGGCGCCTGATGCGACGCCTGCCGCGGCTAGTGATGCGACGCCCGGCACGACGCCGTCGGGTGCCGCCCCCGACCCGGGGCAGGGCGCACGGGACGACATGCGGCCGGATGCCGGATGA
- a CDS encoding molybdopterin molybdotransferase MoeA: MSGQPAPDAELDEALALVNDDHGRRTGGRADGEPGGSNLRGAGASAASGNLGHEAVPQPPPAPGTPATPTTPGTPAASAPREQGAAPSGDPQAANHRDHRDHQDHRDITPWPVARTLAGRAPRPVPSASAPVAVPLGQALGLVLAAPLVALTDLPSFDTSAMDGWVVAGPGPWDVRADGILAGHGRPDPLSDGEAVRIATGARIPQEATAVIRSEHGLTDDKGRLHPRRDVAHGQDIRPRGQECRSGDQLLPPGALVTPAVLGLAAAAGYDELPVVPRPRVEVLILGDELLTEGLPHEGLIRDALGPMLPPWLRSLGAEVIAVRRLGDDAEALHQAITSSAADLIVTTGGTASGPVDHVHPILRRIGAELLVDGVAVRPGHPMLLARIRPDQHLVGLPGNPLAAVSGLLTLAEPLLRTLSGRPATSAYTAELREDVHGHPHDTRLVPVTLRADHAVPLHYNGPAMLRGIAVADGLAVVPPGGGRQGQELEVLDLPWALSDAATGTDVATNAATATATSTNSATATATATTPDTAGECFT; this comes from the coding sequence ATGAGTGGGCAGCCCGCGCCGGACGCCGAGCTGGACGAGGCTCTCGCCCTGGTGAACGACGACCATGGCCGCAGGACCGGCGGGCGCGCCGACGGTGAGCCCGGCGGCAGCAATCTTCGGGGTGCGGGTGCGTCGGCCGCCTCGGGCAACCTGGGGCACGAAGCCGTGCCCCAGCCTCCGCCCGCGCCCGGCACGCCAGCCACTCCCACCACCCCCGGCACGCCCGCCGCATCCGCCCCCCGCGAGCAGGGCGCGGCGCCGAGCGGAGACCCCCAGGCGGCCAACCACCGCGACCACCGTGACCACCAAGACCACCGCGACATCACCCCCTGGCCCGTCGCCCGCACCCTCGCCGGTCGCGCCCCGCGGCCCGTGCCCTCAGCCTCGGCGCCCGTCGCCGTCCCCCTGGGGCAAGCGCTCGGCCTCGTACTCGCCGCGCCCCTCGTCGCCCTCACGGATCTCCCCTCCTTCGACACCTCGGCGATGGACGGCTGGGTCGTCGCGGGACCCGGGCCCTGGGACGTGCGGGCCGACGGGATCCTCGCCGGGCACGGACGGCCGGACCCGCTCTCCGACGGTGAGGCCGTGCGGATCGCGACCGGGGCACGGATTCCGCAGGAGGCCACCGCCGTCATCCGCAGCGAGCACGGCCTCACCGACGACAAGGGGCGGCTGCACCCCCGGCGAGACGTCGCGCACGGACAGGACATCCGGCCGCGCGGTCAGGAGTGCCGCTCCGGCGATCAACTCCTTCCGCCCGGCGCCCTGGTGACCCCGGCGGTGCTCGGCCTCGCGGCAGCCGCGGGATACGACGAACTGCCCGTGGTGCCCCGCCCCAGAGTCGAAGTGCTGATCCTGGGCGACGAGTTGCTGACCGAGGGGCTCCCCCACGAGGGCCTCATCCGCGACGCGCTCGGTCCGATGCTTCCGCCCTGGCTGCGCTCACTGGGCGCGGAAGTCATCGCCGTGCGCAGGCTCGGTGACGATGCCGAGGCGCTCCATCAGGCCATCACCAGCTCCGCCGCCGACCTCATCGTCACCACCGGTGGTACCGCCTCAGGCCCGGTCGACCACGTCCACCCCATCCTGCGCCGCATCGGCGCCGAGCTCCTCGTGGACGGCGTCGCGGTCCGCCCCGGGCACCCCATGCTGCTCGCCCGCATCCGCCCCGACCAGCACCTCGTCGGCCTGCCCGGCAATCCGCTCGCGGCCGTCTCCGGCCTGCTGACCCTGGCCGAGCCCCTGCTGCGTACGCTCTCGGGGCGCCCCGCCACGTCGGCGTACACCGCCGAGCTGCGCGAGGACGTGCACGGACATCCGCACGACACCCGTCTCGTCCCCGTCACGCTCCGCGCCGACCACGCGGTGCCGCTGCACTACAACGGCCCGGCGATGCTGCGCGGTATCGCGGTGGCCGACGGGCTCGCGGTCGTTCCGCCGGGCGGCGGGCGACAGGGCCAGGAGCTGGAGGTCCTCGACCTCCCGTGGGCCCTCTCGGACGCGGCCACAGGCACGGACGTAGCCACGAACGCAGCTACAGCGACAGCCACAAGCACGAACTCAGCCACAGCGACAGCCACCGCCACCACCCCAGACACAGCCGGAGAGTGTTTCACGTGA
- a CDS encoding potassium channel family protein, which translates to MKLPGHDAIARNPDEHLVTHRIKLPRRVVERPLLQVGKRLMMALAVLALTTFIVWIDRGGYHDNSDDGLDFLDAAYYSTVTLSTTGYGDIVPYSDSARLCNILLITPLRVLFLIILVGTTLEVLTERTREEWRLNRWRSNLREHTVVVGFGTKGRSAIQTVCATGLKPEQIVVVDPSAKVVDAATAEGYAGVIGDATRSDVLLRAEVQRARQIIIATQRDDTAVLVTLTARQMNRGAKIVAAVREEENAPLLRQSGADAVITSASAAGRLLGLSVLSPSAGMVMEDLIQQGSGLDLVERPVIKAEVGMGVRETDDLVVSVVRGHRVLGYDDPAVGKLQLMDRLITIVRATPTSPMAPDARSNPPRGGLRT; encoded by the coding sequence GTGAAACTTCCCGGCCATGACGCCATCGCGCGCAACCCCGACGAACACCTCGTCACCCACCGGATCAAGCTGCCGCGCCGGGTGGTCGAGCGCCCCCTGTTGCAGGTCGGCAAGCGGCTGATGATGGCGCTCGCCGTGCTCGCCCTGACGACCTTCATCGTCTGGATCGACCGCGGCGGCTATCACGACAACTCGGACGACGGGCTCGACTTCCTCGACGCCGCCTACTACTCCACCGTCACGCTCTCCACCACCGGTTACGGCGACATCGTCCCGTACAGCGACAGCGCGCGGCTCTGCAACATTCTCCTGATCACGCCGCTGCGTGTGCTCTTCCTGATCATCCTGGTCGGTACCACCCTTGAAGTACTCACGGAACGTACGCGCGAGGAATGGCGTCTGAACCGCTGGAGGTCCAACTTGCGTGAACACACCGTCGTCGTCGGCTTCGGCACGAAGGGCCGCTCCGCGATCCAGACCGTCTGTGCGACCGGTCTGAAGCCCGAGCAGATCGTGGTGGTCGACCCGAGCGCCAAGGTCGTCGACGCCGCCACAGCCGAGGGCTACGCGGGCGTCATCGGCGATGCGACGCGCAGCGACGTGCTGCTCCGTGCCGAGGTGCAGCGCGCCCGCCAGATCATCATCGCGACCCAGCGCGACGACACCGCCGTCCTGGTCACGCTGACCGCCCGGCAGATGAACCGCGGGGCCAAGATCGTGGCCGCGGTGCGCGAGGAGGAGAACGCGCCGCTGCTGCGCCAGTCCGGCGCCGACGCGGTGATCACCAGCGCCAGCGCGGCGGGACGGCTGCTCGGCCTCTCCGTGCTCAGCCCGAGCGCGGGCATGGTCATGGAGGATCTGATCCAGCAGGGCAGCGGGCTCGATCTCGTCGAACGGCCGGTGATAAAGGCCGAAGTGGGCATGGGCGTCCGTGAGACGGACGATCTGGTGGTCAGTGTCGTACGCGGGCATCGAGTGCTCGGATACGACGATCCTGCTGTCGGGAAGCTGCAGTTGATGGACCGGCTGATCACCATCGTGCGGGCGACGCCGACGTCACCGATGGCACCCGACGCCCGGTCGAATCCGCCGCGTGGCGGTCTGCGCACGTAG
- a CDS encoding protein kinase domain-containing protein, whose product MSSQDGAQGRYAGRSLAGGRYQLRDLLGEGGMASVHLAYDSVLDRQVAIKTLHSELGREQSFRERFRREAQSVAKLTHTNIVSVFDTGEDELDGATMPYIVMEYVEGKPLGSVLDASVAQFGAMPSDQALKITADVLAALEISHEMGLVHRDIKPGNVMMTKRNVVKVMDFGIARAMQSGVTSMTQTGMVVGTPQYLSPEQALGRGVDARSDLYSVGIMLFQLTTGRLPFEADSPLAIAYAHVQEEPVAPSSINRSLPPAVDAIVARALKKNPNERFPTAEAMRDECLRVAQSFQAAAPSIVPGAQTASGAGVGASVFPPVDSSLPQQGGVQTPYQPGPGTYGPATPAPVTPGYGYPQQGGYPTPAPTNAYAPQAAQTPPPYTLSPQPAQTSVQGGGSGSGGGKRNMPVVVGSIVVALLAIGGVIAAVSLSGDDGGKDPKEKESNAPVAGHRGPDRSKTIDTDECTEPETAYNDENKIKVPDFTFQDWRSVQKCLQAAGWQYDKRTVDENTYGEDTVMVQSPKEGSDIDPDDVDIEFTISTGNPA is encoded by the coding sequence ATGAGCAGCCAGGACGGCGCACAGGGACGGTATGCGGGGCGCTCGCTGGCCGGTGGCCGGTACCAGCTGCGCGATCTTCTCGGTGAGGGCGGCATGGCCTCCGTTCACCTCGCATACGACTCCGTACTCGACCGTCAAGTCGCGATCAAGACGCTTCACAGCGAGCTCGGACGCGAGCAGTCCTTCCGCGAGCGCTTCCGCCGCGAGGCCCAGTCGGTGGCCAAGCTCACGCACACGAACATCGTCTCGGTCTTCGACACCGGCGAGGACGAGCTCGACGGCGCGACGATGCCGTACATCGTCATGGAGTACGTGGAGGGCAAGCCGCTCGGCTCCGTCCTCGACGCTTCCGTCGCCCAGTTCGGCGCCATGCCGAGCGACCAGGCCCTGAAGATCACCGCCGATGTGCTCGCCGCGCTCGAGATCAGCCACGAGATGGGCCTGGTCCACCGCGACATCAAGCCCGGCAACGTGATGATGACGAAGCGCAACGTCGTCAAGGTCATGGACTTCGGCATCGCCCGCGCCATGCAGTCCGGCGTCACCTCCATGACGCAGACCGGCATGGTCGTCGGCACCCCCCAGTACCTCTCGCCGGAGCAGGCGCTCGGCCGCGGCGTGGACGCCCGGTCCGACCTCTACTCCGTCGGCATCATGCTCTTCCAGCTGACCACCGGACGGCTGCCCTTCGAGGCGGACTCCCCGCTGGCCATCGCGTACGCGCACGTCCAGGAGGAGCCGGTCGCTCCGTCCTCGATCAACCGCTCGCTGCCGCCCGCGGTGGACGCGATCGTCGCCCGTGCGCTCAAGAAGAACCCGAACGAGCGTTTCCCGACCGCCGAGGCCATGCGCGACGAGTGCCTGCGCGTCGCCCAGTCCTTCCAGGCGGCCGCGCCGAGCATCGTGCCGGGCGCCCAGACGGCGAGCGGCGCGGGCGTCGGCGCCTCGGTCTTCCCGCCGGTCGACTCCTCGCTCCCGCAGCAGGGCGGCGTCCAGACGCCGTACCAGCCGGGCCCGGGTACGTACGGCCCCGCCACACCGGCCCCCGTGACCCCGGGGTACGGCTACCCGCAGCAGGGTGGCTACCCGACCCCGGCGCCCACGAACGCGTACGCCCCGCAGGCCGCGCAGACCCCGCCGCCGTACACGCTCTCGCCGCAGCCCGCGCAGACGTCCGTACAGGGCGGCGGTTCCGGCTCGGGCGGTGGCAAGCGGAACATGCCGGTGGTCGTCGGCTCGATCGTCGTCGCGCTGCTCGCCATCGGCGGTGTGATCGCGGCGGTCTCGCTGAGCGGTGACGACGGCGGCAAGGACCCCAAGGAGAAGGAGTCGAACGCGCCGGTGGCGGGTCATCGGGGTCCGGACCGGTCCAAGACGATCGACACCGATGAGTGCACCGAGCCGGAGACCGCGTACAACGACGAGAACAAGATCAAGGTCCCGGACTTCACGTTCCAGGACTGGCGCTCCGTGCAGAAGTGCCTGCAGGCGGCGGGCTGGCAGTACGACAAGCGCACGGTGGACGAGAACACCTACGGGGAGGACACCGTCATGGTGCAGTCCCCCAAGGAAGGCTCCGACATCGACCCGGACGACGTGGACATCGAGTTCACGATCTCCACGGGCAACCCGGCCTGA